A DNA window from Niabella yanshanensis contains the following coding sequences:
- a CDS encoding RagB/SusD family nutrient uptake outer membrane protein, producing MKKIIFYLSALLIMGLPSCKKWETEPKDRVLISDVFDPTDKEAIQAKAYLFGIYSLLPTGFNRINGDFLDAATDDAVPSSERSNVSFFTNGQLTAVNYPDNNWFNSYSLVRRCNVFLKNIDVVPVSDTLIKQYKAEARFLRAFSYFELLKRYGGIPLIGDEVLDLDSDINIARSSYADCVNYIASEVDAIKGDLPLGSKITTTDFGRANTEAALALKCRLYLYAASPLFNGGGVATDAQKKILTGYPDYDASRWDRVIQAAEEIISKGYYKLPAGTGTATYRNVFTTKINTDIIFSKQSANSTGLEAASAPVGYVAPAASNGRTSPTQDFLNAFPNQNGSPYEGNVTTLSQYQNRDPRLNAIIFYNGVQWLGRAVETFEGGRDKPNRPYQVQTKTSYYLRKFLGDFTNGTTYSNQSHNFPYFRYAEVLLNYAEALNETGRTEDAAKQVFLVRARAGITAGSNARYGIPAGINQDHLRQIIKNERRIELSFEEHRFWDIRRWKDIQNLPAQLTGLTLDNSSGSIVIAQKEIAPFKFELKNYYMPIPFSEIQKNSKLIQNEGYF from the coding sequence ATGAAAAAGATAATATTTTATTTATCAGCCTTATTGATTATGGGTTTACCCTCCTGCAAGAAATGGGAAACCGAACCGAAGGATCGTGTCTTGATATCAGATGTTTTTGATCCTACGGATAAAGAAGCAATACAGGCAAAGGCTTATTTATTCGGTATCTACTCATTGTTGCCTACAGGCTTTAACCGCATTAACGGGGACTTCCTGGATGCCGCTACCGATGATGCAGTGCCCTCATCAGAAAGATCCAATGTGAGCTTTTTTACCAATGGGCAACTTACTGCTGTAAACTACCCGGATAACAACTGGTTTAACAGCTATTCGTTGGTGCGCAGGTGTAATGTGTTTTTGAAGAATATAGATGTGGTGCCCGTTTCCGATACACTGATCAAACAGTATAAGGCCGAAGCCCGCTTCCTGCGCGCATTTTCATACTTCGAATTGTTAAAGCGATATGGCGGTATTCCGTTAATTGGTGATGAAGTATTGGACCTGGATTCTGATATCAATATTGCACGATCCAGTTACGCAGATTGTGTGAATTATATTGCAAGCGAGGTAGATGCAATCAAAGGAGATTTGCCATTAGGATCGAAAATTACAACCACCGATTTCGGAAGGGCGAATACTGAGGCGGCATTGGCGCTCAAATGCAGGCTGTATTTATATGCAGCAAGTCCTCTTTTTAACGGGGGAGGAGTGGCAACGGATGCGCAAAAAAAAATACTCACAGGTTATCCTGATTATGACGCATCCCGTTGGGATCGCGTGATCCAGGCGGCTGAAGAAATCATTAGCAAGGGTTATTACAAGCTGCCTGCGGGTACGGGTACTGCTACTTACCGTAATGTTTTTACGACAAAGATTAATACCGATATTATTTTCTCCAAGCAGTCGGCTAACTCAACCGGTCTTGAAGCAGCCAGCGCGCCTGTAGGTTATGTGGCGCCCGCTGCAAGCAATGGCCGGACCAGTCCCACACAGGATTTTTTAAATGCTTTTCCTAATCAGAATGGCTCACCTTATGAAGGAAACGTAACTACGCTAAGCCAGTATCAAAACCGTGATCCCCGCCTGAACGCTATCATTTTTTATAATGGTGTTCAGTGGTTGGGAAGAGCCGTGGAAACTTTCGAGGGAGGAAGGGATAAACCCAATCGCCCTTACCAGGTACAAACAAAAACCTCTTACTATTTAAGAAAGTTCCTGGGTGATTTTACAAATGGAACTACTTACTCTAATCAAAGCCATAATTTCCCGTATTTCCGCTATGCTGAAGTCTTATTGAATTATGCGGAGGCGTTAAATGAGACAGGAAGAACAGAAGACGCAGCTAAACAGGTTTTCCTGGTTCGTGCCAGGGCAGGTATCACTGCCGGATCTAATGCACGTTATGGTATACCTGCAGGCATTAATCAGGACCATCTAAGACAAATTATCAAAAATGAACGACGCATTGAGCTAAGCTTTGAGGAACATCGTTTCTGGGACATTCGCCGATGGAAGGATATACAAAACCTGCCAGCCCAATTAACCGGGCTTACCCTGGATAACAGTTCGGGAAGCATAGTGATTGCTCAAAAGGAAATAGCGCCCTTCAAATTTGAGCTTAAAAACTATTACATGCCGATCCCTTTTTCTGAGATTCAGAAAAACAGCAAGTTAATTCAAAATGAAGGCTATTTCTAA